One genomic window of Candidatus Minimicrobia sp. QA0096 includes the following:
- the holA gene encoding DNA polymerase III subunit delta, which yields MIYFFYGENEFEKRRAIAKLIGNEKAARHDGEELTLAGMQEIAIGQTLFMNSSVYLISRLSENSEIWSQLPDMKFDDDRTIILVEDKIDKRTKTYKWLQKNAKVQEFSPLSDRQKPQLLKWCVAEAKVRECELTNRQAEIIVDRLGFDQLRLSNFLDQLSLAEKVTDDLIDNFIPLARSENVFDLFVSALAGDYDKVHDIISYLESESGVDGAYQTMGLLASQATNLTALVLADGDSKLVASDFSANPYVLRKLASSAKGVDKKKLKRINDALLRADLQMKTTSVNPWLPVEAALVGIGK from the coding sequence ATGATTTACTTTTTTTACGGCGAAAATGAATTCGAGAAACGGCGGGCAATTGCTAAGCTGATCGGCAACGAAAAAGCGGCGCGACATGATGGAGAAGAGTTGACGCTGGCTGGAATGCAGGAAATAGCAATTGGGCAGACGCTGTTTATGAACTCGTCGGTGTATTTGATTTCAAGATTGAGCGAAAATTCTGAGATTTGGTCGCAGCTTCCAGATATGAAGTTTGATGATGACAGGACGATTATTTTGGTGGAAGATAAAATTGATAAGCGAACGAAAACGTATAAGTGGCTGCAGAAAAATGCCAAAGTTCAGGAATTTTCACCGCTTAGTGATCGTCAAAAACCGCAGCTTTTAAAGTGGTGCGTGGCGGAGGCGAAGGTTCGCGAGTGTGAATTAACGAATCGTCAAGCAGAGATAATTGTCGATCGTTTGGGATTTGATCAGTTGCGATTGAGTAATTTTTTGGATCAATTGTCGCTGGCGGAAAAAGTGACGGATGATTTAATTGACAACTTTATACCTTTGGCGAGATCGGAAAATGTGTTTGATTTGTTCGTTTCGGCGCTAGCGGGTGATTATGATAAGGTTCACGACATAATTAGCTATTTGGAGTCGGAAAGTGGTGTTGATGGCGCTTATCAGACAATGGGATTGCTTGCCTCGCAGGCAACTAACTTGACGGCGTTGGTTTTGGCTGACGGCGACAGTAAGTTGGTGGCTTCGGATTTTTCGGCTAATCCGTATGTTTTACGAAAATTAGCATCTTCAGCAAAAGGTGTCGATAAGAAAAAACTGAAAAGGATAAATGACGCGCTACTTCGGGCAGACTTGCAAATGAAAACAACTTCTGTAAATCCGTGGCTGCCTGTGGAGGCGGCACTGGTCGGAATTGGAAAATAA
- the rpsT gene encoding 30S ribosomal protein S20 produces the protein MPIIKSAIKRAKQTLKRRERNISIKKDIKTAVKAFSTEPSAKTLAAAQSEIDTAVKKGLIKKNTAARRKSALSKIAKKAGVTLEATKKPAAKPATAKKTAAKKAPAKKPAAKKSEK, from the coding sequence ATGCCAATCATCAAATCCGCCATCAAGCGTGCTAAACAAACCTTAAAGCGCCGCGAGCGAAACATCAGCATTAAAAAAGACATTAAGACTGCTGTTAAAGCTTTCTCTACAGAACCAAGCGCAAAGACTCTTGCTGCAGCACAAAGCGAAATCGACACTGCTGTTAAAAAAGGCTTGATTAAGAAAAACACTGCTGCTCGCCGAAAGAGCGCATTGAGCAAAATTGCTAAAAAAGCAGGTGTTACATTAGAAGCTACTAAAAAACCAGCCGCAAAGCCAGCAACAGCAAAGAAAACTGCCGCTAAAAAAGCTCCAGCAAAGAAGCCAGCTGCTAAGAAATCTGAAAAATAA
- the truB gene encoding tRNA pseudouridine(55) synthase TruB, with protein sequence MDEVILIDKPQGMTSFGVVARLRRVLSNQAGKKVKVGHTGTLDPFATGLMIIVTGKKCREAETFTKLDKWYEAEIILGKNSSTGDPEGEITDVSDYEPSLEEVQQVVSQFVGKIEQTPPIFSAIKINGERAYKLAREGKQVEIPKRVIEIYSLELLAYEYPKLKIRTHVSSGTYIRTLAVDIGEKLGTGAYCENLRRTKIADYSIDAAKTLADFGITS encoded by the coding sequence ATGGATGAAGTGATTCTCATAGACAAGCCTCAGGGAATGACTAGCTTTGGGGTAGTGGCGCGCTTGCGGCGAGTTTTATCTAATCAGGCGGGAAAGAAGGTGAAGGTTGGTCACACAGGTACGCTTGATCCGTTTGCTACTGGGCTAATGATTATTGTGACTGGAAAGAAATGCCGCGAAGCTGAAACTTTCACTAAGTTGGATAAGTGGTACGAGGCGGAAATTATTCTGGGCAAGAATAGTTCAACGGGTGATCCAGAAGGCGAAATTACCGATGTGTCTGATTATGAGCCAAGTTTGGAAGAAGTTCAGCAGGTGGTTAGTCAATTTGTAGGAAAAATTGAACAGACGCCGCCGATTTTTAGCGCGATAAAAATTAACGGCGAAAGAGCGTATAAATTGGCGCGCGAAGGTAAACAAGTTGAGATTCCTAAGCGTGTGATAGAAATTTACTCGTTGGAGTTATTAGCATACGAATATCCCAAATTAAAGATCAGAACTCACGTTTCAAGCGGAACTTATATTCGAACGTTAGCGGTGGACATTGGCGAGAAATTGGGGACGGGCGCGTATTGTGAGAATTTGCGTCGTACGAAAATTGCCGACTATTCTATTGACGCCGCAAAGACTCTGGCGGACTTTGGAATTACTAGCTAA
- the rpsO gene encoding 30S ribosomal protein S15 → MISKENKAKAIALTQVNKNDVGSPQAQVSVLTARIKEVTEHLKANKHDFMARRGLIQMVGKRKRLLKYLERTDFESYKAVVAKLGLRK, encoded by the coding sequence ATGATTAGCAAAGAGAATAAAGCGAAAGCAATTGCTTTGACTCAGGTCAATAAAAACGACGTCGGTAGCCCACAAGCTCAGGTGTCAGTTTTGACGGCTCGTATCAAAGAAGTCACAGAGCATTTGAAGGCGAATAAGCACGACTTCATGGCTCGTCGCGGCTTGATCCAAATGGTTGGTAAGCGCAAGCGTTTGCTGAAATATTTGGAGCGAACTGATTTTGAGTCTTACAAAGCAGTTGTTGCCAAATTAGGTTTGCGTAAATAA
- a CDS encoding sortase — translation MSLQLDSVKNRQKNWKSYILTIIAILMILGGVYLLVLISTPLILSQNINPKDNRTTQLITKTENKITENRLYIPKIDINLPYATGGAETMERGAWWRKPENGNPKDGGNFVLSAHRFIMGLTPQQTLRKSPFYNIDKLTVGDEIIIDYNGVRYNYVISEKQSVKPDAVEIEQRTDQPQLTLYSCTLGGANDGRDVIIAKLKK, via the coding sequence ATGTCACTTCAGCTAGATTCAGTAAAAAATCGCCAAAAAAACTGGAAAAGCTATATCTTAACTATAATCGCAATCTTAATGATTCTTGGCGGAGTTTATTTGCTTGTTCTCATCAGCACGCCCCTTATTTTGTCGCAAAACATAAATCCAAAAGACAACCGCACCACTCAGCTCATCACTAAAACCGAGAATAAAATTACCGAAAATCGACTTTATATTCCGAAAATCGATATAAATCTTCCCTATGCCACTGGTGGCGCCGAAACAATGGAGCGCGGCGCATGGTGGCGAAAACCAGAAAACGGCAACCCAAAAGATGGCGGCAATTTCGTCTTATCTGCACACCGTTTTATTATGGGCCTAACTCCTCAACAAACACTCAGAAAATCGCCTTTTTATAATATCGATAAATTGACTGTCGGCGATGAAATTATCATTGACTATAACGGCGTGCGTTACAATTACGTCATCAGCGAAAAACAAAGCGTTAAACCAGATGCCGTGGAAATCGAACAGCGCACAGATCAGCCGCAATTAACTCTTTATTCCTGCACTTTGGGCGGTGCAAACGACGGACGAGATGTGATTATCGCCAAATTGAAAAAATAG
- the pnp gene encoding polyribonucleotide nucleotidyltransferase has product MSIINPSGKEIFSVTTDFCGRPLTLEVNRVGFRTTGSVLVRYGDTVVLGSAQVSSRPVQLDYFPLSIDYEEKFYAAGKISGSRFIKREGRPSDEAVLIGRLIDRPIRPLFPKGYRQEIQVVATVLSMDPSFRPDVIAMIAASSALMLTGTPFDGPVAGLRVGRVNGEFKAFLTPEEREKSDLDLVVAGIESGITMVEAGAKEVSEDVIVDAMAWAHQMMQPAIALQRELAEKVAPIQQEYDLILPDESIQQTVNAWVDGKFGEKIRRPYPKRNEMISEIRAEFHEAMAEKLGLDEEEYSEVRGDYDEAFTLALHKDVRRGIVTERVRPDGRQLTEIRPLSSEVGFLPRAHGSSLFTRGVTQGMNIVTLAPLSYSQLIDTMEITDGERRYMHHYNAPGYTVGEVKRMGSPGRREIGHGYLAERALLPVLPTEEDFPYAIRSVTEIMSQNGSTSMAATCSSCLALMDAGVPISAPVSGIAMGLMMDGDTPYVLSDIADAEDFAGDMDFKVTGTSKGITALQMDMKVHGLPVAVLRQAIEQSKAGRAHILEHMLSILPEPRESLSPYAPRIEKIKIDPDKIGVIIGKGGETINKITSETGAEIDIKEDGLITVASPDGMSIEKAMNWIKSLVEEPEVGKIYEGKVVGIKDFGAFVNILPGVDGMVHISKLAERRVEKVTDVVKEGQTVRVKITGIDERGKINLTMIGL; this is encoded by the coding sequence ATGAGTATTATCAATCCAAGCGGCAAGGAGATTTTTAGTGTTACCACTGATTTTTGTGGTCGGCCGCTGACTTTAGAAGTGAATCGCGTCGGCTTTAGGACGACTGGTAGTGTTTTGGTGCGCTATGGCGACACTGTAGTTTTGGGTAGCGCTCAGGTTAGTTCTCGTCCAGTGCAATTGGATTATTTTCCGTTGTCGATTGATTACGAAGAAAAGTTTTATGCCGCAGGTAAGATTTCTGGCAGCCGATTTATCAAGCGTGAAGGTCGTCCAAGCGATGAAGCTGTGTTGATTGGTCGATTGATTGATCGTCCGATTCGTCCGCTTTTCCCGAAGGGTTATAGACAAGAAATTCAAGTTGTTGCAACTGTTTTGAGCATGGATCCGAGTTTCCGCCCAGATGTGATTGCGATGATCGCTGCGTCTAGTGCGTTAATGTTAACTGGCACGCCGTTTGATGGTCCAGTGGCTGGTTTGCGCGTGGGTCGAGTGAATGGCGAATTTAAGGCGTTCTTGACTCCAGAAGAGCGCGAAAAGTCAGATCTTGATTTGGTTGTGGCTGGTATTGAAAGCGGTATAACAATGGTCGAGGCTGGCGCTAAAGAAGTTTCGGAGGACGTTATTGTTGATGCGATGGCGTGGGCTCACCAGATGATGCAGCCAGCGATTGCCTTGCAACGCGAATTGGCGGAAAAAGTTGCGCCAATACAGCAGGAATATGATCTAATTTTGCCAGATGAATCAATTCAGCAAACAGTTAACGCGTGGGTTGATGGAAAATTTGGTGAGAAAATTCGTCGCCCATATCCAAAGCGTAATGAAATGATTAGCGAAATTCGTGCCGAGTTCCATGAGGCTATGGCGGAAAAATTGGGGCTGGATGAGGAAGAATATAGCGAAGTTCGTGGCGATTATGACGAAGCGTTTACTTTGGCTTTACATAAAGATGTCCGCCGGGGAATTGTTACCGAGCGAGTTCGTCCTGACGGTCGACAATTGACCGAGATTCGTCCGCTCAGCTCGGAAGTTGGATTCTTGCCGCGCGCTCACGGTTCCAGCTTGTTTACGCGTGGCGTAACTCAGGGAATGAATATTGTGACTTTGGCGCCACTGAGTTATTCGCAATTGATTGACACTATGGAAATTACCGATGGTGAGCGACGTTATATGCATCATTACAATGCGCCGGGCTATACGGTTGGCGAAGTTAAGCGAATGGGCAGTCCAGGTCGACGTGAAATTGGTCACGGATATTTGGCGGAACGTGCTTTGCTTCCAGTTTTACCAACTGAAGAGGATTTTCCATACGCTATTCGCTCAGTTACTGAGATTATGAGTCAGAACGGTTCAACTTCAATGGCGGCGACTTGTTCTAGCTGTTTGGCGTTGATGGACGCTGGCGTGCCAATTTCGGCTCCCGTGAGTGGAATTGCGATGGGCTTGATGATGGATGGCGATACTCCGTATGTGTTGAGCGATATCGCTGACGCCGAGGACTTTGCTGGAGATATGGACTTTAAGGTTACTGGTACTTCAAAAGGTATTACGGCTCTTCAAATGGATATGAAAGTTCATGGTTTGCCGGTGGCGGTTTTACGTCAAGCGATCGAGCAGAGCAAAGCGGGACGCGCACACATTTTGGAACATATGCTCAGCATTCTTCCAGAACCTCGTGAATCGCTAAGTCCGTATGCGCCACGAATTGAGAAGATTAAGATTGATCCAGATAAGATTGGCGTGATTATCGGTAAGGGTGGCGAGACGATCAATAAGATTACTTCGGAAACTGGCGCTGAGATCGATATTAAGGAAGATGGTTTGATTACTGTAGCTAGCCCAGACGGCATGTCGATTGAAAAGGCTATGAACTGGATTAAGAGTCTGGTTGAGGAACCAGAAGTTGGTAAGATTTACGAAGGTAAAGTTGTTGGCATTAAAGATTTTGGCGCGTTTGTGAATATACTTCCTGGTGTTGACGGAATGGTTCATATTTCAAAATTGGCAGAACGTCGAGTTGAAAAAGTGACTGATGTCGTGAAAGAAGGTCAAACTGTTCGCGTGAAAATTACTGGAATTGACGAGCGCGGTAAGATCAATTTGACGATGATTGGTTTGTAA
- a CDS encoding uracil-DNA glycosylase translates to MDKQAKLDALAEEIVKEKVCSDLADQATQLVMGDGNPDADIVFIGEAPGKNEDLQGKPFVGAAGKFLDEMLKSANLQRSDVYITNIVKYRPPNNRDPLPEEKRQFWPYLLRQLEIIQPKAILTLGRHSGGGFIPGLQISKEHGRPRKVRLHDLEFVVIPLYHPAAALYNGGMRQTLIDDFIQAVEFVKNNSGA, encoded by the coding sequence ATGGACAAGCAGGCTAAATTGGATGCGTTGGCGGAAGAAATTGTAAAAGAGAAGGTTTGCTCGGATTTGGCGGATCAGGCGACACAGCTTGTTATGGGCGATGGAAATCCTGATGCTGATATCGTTTTTATTGGCGAGGCGCCGGGGAAGAATGAAGATTTGCAGGGCAAGCCGTTCGTTGGCGCTGCGGGAAAATTCCTTGATGAGATGCTAAAGTCTGCTAATCTACAACGTTCAGATGTATATATTACCAACATTGTTAAATATCGTCCACCAAATAATCGCGACCCACTGCCGGAGGAAAAGCGACAATTTTGGCCATATTTACTCAGACAATTAGAGATTATCCAGCCAAAGGCCATTCTGACCTTAGGGCGACACAGCGGCGGCGGGTTTATTCCGGGATTGCAGATCAGTAAAGAACACGGTCGTCCACGTAAAGTGCGTCTACATGATCTAGAATTTGTGGTCATTCCTCTATATCATCCAGCCGCTGCGCTTTATAACGGCGGTATGCGTCAGACTTTAATTGACGATTTTATTCAGGCTGTGGAATTTGTGAAGAATAATAGCGGCGCTTAA
- a CDS encoding RrF2 family transcriptional regulator: MRLSGAVEQACCIMAILADPKRTTPVTNDALAEKMLVSPTYLKKISRKLVIAKLITSTQGTGGGFILARKMNEVTLHDVVLAIEGESPFFQPQGIVERVFQSRPRQVEIGMNMIEKVFSEAQEKWSEYLKTVTLEDVAKEVTHD, from the coding sequence ATGAGATTATCGGGAGCTGTTGAACAGGCGTGCTGCATTATGGCAATTCTGGCGGATCCGAAAAGGACGACGCCGGTAACTAATGATGCGCTGGCGGAAAAGATGCTGGTTTCGCCGACGTACTTGAAGAAAATTAGTCGGAAATTGGTAATAGCAAAGCTAATCACTTCAACGCAAGGAACTGGCGGCGGATTTATTTTAGCAAGAAAAATGAACGAAGTTACGTTGCATGATGTTGTCCTTGCAATTGAGGGAGAATCGCCATTTTTCCAACCTCAGGGAATTGTTGAGAGAGTTTTTCAATCGCGTCCTCGTCAGGTGGAAATTGGCATGAATATGATAGAAAAGGTTTTTTCTGAAGCGCAGGAAAAGTGGAGTGAATATTTGAAAACTGTGACACTGGAAGATGTAGCAAAGGAGGTTACGCATGATTAA
- a CDS encoding YhgE/Pip domain-containing protein encodes MIKNKMLRAEWKHLFNNKILLISMAVISFIPILYSGFFLGSIWDPYGQTKNLPVAFVNEDKGTSLNGKSLNVGESVEKKLKDNHDLGWEFVSKQQADEGVNNGHFYAVVTIPSDFSQKVASITKSEPQQAVINFTTTPAKNYIGSLVSNQAAAKVKSSVSEQITQAYAKGILENLDKLGMGLDTAANGASTLHDGLGRLQSGTQTYVGGVKQLAVNQQSLAGGLAQLSDGSHKLQAGLGQLSNNLPTESQLSQLSDGMKQLQSGINQLNASVRNPSPALVAQQNKVETDAQTLVQTMKDSESDLLTAGDTLRILGAQAAASGGDSTTISLPQISSISQALKKTQPIIVQMGMLHEDLQTLKQQLSAQQTQLQAGVSALNNGVNQLAPNAITAFNGYNSVRFANNQLLAGSASLTNGLSEAKSGSQKLANGASLLESRSGALIDGTSQLASGADTLANKLADASNRIKIQPTGATTQQQIANPVKSEMTEKGNVPNYGYALSPYVLSLSLFVGALVLNVIYPIRKTFSEQESAIRWWLSKASVAGVAAFMQATILMLVMVFFLGLTPEHPAHFIGAIYLTSFAYMSIVSLLVIVLDNPGRFLAMVLLVLQLGSSEGTFPIQTANGFFQAINPLVPMTYSIRALRQAISGGLDNAFYGGSMWVLVGFLLVANLLTIGFFTYRGKRKFAHTSVDGDD; translated from the coding sequence ATGATTAAAAATAAGATGTTACGAGCCGAGTGGAAGCATTTGTTTAATAATAAAATATTGCTGATATCCATGGCTGTGATTTCGTTTATCCCGATTTTATACAGTGGATTTTTCCTAGGCTCAATTTGGGATCCATACGGACAAACAAAAAACTTGCCGGTGGCGTTTGTGAATGAAGATAAGGGCACCAGCTTAAATGGCAAATCGCTGAATGTAGGCGAATCTGTCGAGAAAAAACTGAAAGATAATCACGATTTGGGCTGGGAGTTTGTTAGCAAACAACAAGCAGACGAAGGTGTGAATAACGGGCATTTTTATGCAGTGGTAACTATTCCGTCCGATTTTTCGCAGAAAGTGGCGTCAATTACCAAATCTGAACCTCAGCAAGCGGTTATTAATTTTACAACCACGCCAGCGAAAAACTACATAGGTTCGCTAGTCAGTAATCAAGCTGCCGCCAAGGTCAAATCTTCGGTGTCTGAGCAAATCACTCAGGCGTACGCTAAGGGAATTTTGGAGAATTTGGACAAGCTTGGAATGGGGCTGGACACGGCGGCTAACGGCGCGTCAACTTTGCACGACGGATTAGGGCGATTGCAATCTGGCACACAAACATACGTTGGTGGCGTTAAACAGTTGGCAGTAAACCAGCAATCCTTGGCTGGCGGATTGGCGCAACTTAGCGACGGTTCTCATAAATTACAGGCGGGATTGGGGCAATTGTCGAACAATTTGCCGACCGAATCTCAATTGTCGCAATTATCTGACGGTATGAAGCAATTGCAATCGGGCATAAATCAGTTAAACGCCAGCGTGAGGAATCCATCGCCAGCGCTCGTGGCTCAACAAAACAAGGTAGAAACGGACGCGCAAACTTTGGTGCAAACAATGAAAGATTCGGAGTCCGACTTGTTGACGGCGGGCGATACTTTGCGGATTTTGGGCGCGCAAGCAGCCGCTTCTGGTGGCGATTCTACGACGATAAGTTTGCCACAAATTAGCAGTATTTCTCAGGCACTTAAAAAAACTCAGCCAATTATCGTGCAGATGGGGATGCTACATGAAGATCTTCAAACTCTAAAACAGCAACTATCAGCACAACAAACGCAACTTCAGGCTGGAGTTTCTGCATTAAATAACGGCGTGAATCAATTGGCGCCAAACGCAATCACCGCATTTAACGGCTATAACAGCGTGCGATTCGCGAACAATCAATTATTGGCGGGCTCAGCAAGCTTAACAAACGGCTTAAGCGAAGCAAAATCGGGCAGTCAAAAATTGGCGAATGGTGCGAGTTTGTTAGAAAGCCGCTCGGGTGCGTTGATTGATGGAACTTCGCAACTAGCAAGCGGCGCAGATACGCTAGCGAATAAATTGGCGGACGCTTCTAATCGCATAAAAATTCAACCAACTGGTGCTACGACTCAACAGCAAATTGCAAATCCAGTGAAGTCGGAAATGACCGAAAAGGGCAATGTTCCGAATTATGGCTACGCTTTGTCGCCGTATGTTTTGTCGCTAAGTTTGTTCGTTGGGGCACTCGTTCTGAACGTTATTTATCCGATCCGCAAAACTTTTTCTGAACAGGAAAGTGCGATTCGTTGGTGGTTATCTAAAGCTTCGGTGGCTGGCGTGGCGGCGTTTATGCAAGCAACGATTTTGATGCTGGTGATGGTGTTTTTCTTAGGGCTAACTCCAGAGCATCCAGCGCATTTCATCGGGGCAATTTATCTGACGTCGTTTGCGTATATGTCGATTGTGTCGCTTTTGGTAATTGTTTTGGACAATCCAGGGCGATTCCTAGCGATGGTTCTTTTGGTGCTTCAATTGGGCTCCAGCGAGGGAACGTTCCCAATCCAAACCGCCAACGGATTCTTCCAAGCAATTAATCCGCTAGTGCCGATGACTTACTCGATTCGCGCATTGCGCCAGGCTATTTCGGGTGGGCTAGATAACGCATTTTACGGCGGCAGTATGTGGGTTTTGGTTGGATTTTTGTTGGTGGCTAATTTATTGACAATCGGCTTCTTCACTTATCGTGGTAAGCGTAAATTCGCACACACGTCGGTGGATGGCGATGATTAA
- a CDS encoding ribonuclease J, whose translation MGQRRLATPQKDDANKRPQSKKSNNAVLNSTTTRKGEVFRAQRRTSENVNLRASQHLIDIPVNKSVYNGYGGEQFSAKMQPKPVRGGQPKLRIIPIGGVGEMGIGKNMNAIEYDDEIIIVDMGFLFPGSDYPGINYITPDITWLEENKHKIKAHVFTHGHLDHIGSFRHFIHRIPAPVYGSKFTIGMLDRTMDDSEVDFKPDYRVMDPLSHEIVQVSKHFSIELVRVNHSIPDSTAVIIRTPMGVIVDSGDWRFEESPVDGQKFDLERLTDVASKEGILMLMNESTNCESAGTHTHTEFDIQYSIGQVMDKFSNSRVILSCFSSQVHRLQLILEEAHKHGRKVAFAGFSMIQNLEVALRSGTIKIPKDTIMKMEDIVKLPDNQIAVVCTGSQGEFNAVLNRMATGAHKYMKIKGSDVVVFSSNPIPGNEKSVVRTVDGLMREGSDVIQNGKTHLTGVGPLHLSGHGYYDDHVKLINALNPTYYMPIHGEFHMLVHNARLAEKECGIPRKNIFVCDAGDIIEIDIERQAKKAGRIHVGGVMYDDTGAIVSEVVLKDRIHMSQEGMFVVVLTVQRGTGRLLTSPDIISRGFIYLRDSEELMNMIRQYLKQKAARSFSGKYDLDVIKKEIKDEITHILYDQTRRTPIVIPVINEVGGLKSVKSEAASAHSVSKSPARGKRPASGESKMTLPTTPRRRFPQRQVPDTEANDTKARERQNTRPY comes from the coding sequence ATGGGTCAGCGGCGACTAGCAACACCGCAAAAAGATGACGCCAATAAGCGTCCGCAGTCAAAGAAAAGCAACAATGCAGTTTTGAATAGCACAACTACTCGTAAGGGTGAGGTTTTCCGAGCTCAGCGACGAACGAGCGAGAACGTTAATCTCAGGGCTTCACAGCACTTGATTGATATTCCTGTAAATAAGTCGGTTTACAACGGATATGGTGGTGAGCAATTTAGCGCCAAAATGCAGCCAAAACCTGTTCGCGGCGGTCAGCCGAAACTGCGCATTATTCCGATTGGTGGCGTGGGCGAAATGGGAATTGGTAAGAATATGAATGCCATTGAATATGATGATGAAATTATCATCGTAGATATGGGCTTTTTGTTCCCGGGCAGTGATTATCCAGGCATCAATTACATCACGCCAGATATTACTTGGCTGGAAGAGAATAAGCATAAAATTAAGGCACACGTATTTACGCACGGACACCTTGACCACATTGGTTCGTTCCGTCACTTCATTCATCGTATTCCAGCGCCAGTTTATGGCTCTAAGTTTACGATTGGCATGCTTGATCGAACGATGGACGATTCAGAAGTGGATTTTAAGCCAGATTATCGAGTGATGGATCCGCTGAGTCACGAAATTGTTCAAGTTTCTAAGCATTTTTCAATCGAGTTGGTGCGAGTTAACCACTCAATTCCTGATTCTACGGCGGTGATTATTCGAACTCCAATGGGTGTGATTGTCGATTCTGGTGACTGGCGATTTGAGGAAAGTCCAGTTGACGGTCAAAAGTTTGACCTTGAGCGACTTACGGATGTGGCTTCAAAAGAAGGCATTTTGATGCTCATGAACGAGTCGACCAACTGTGAGTCGGCTGGCACACACACGCACACAGAGTTTGATATTCAGTATTCCATCGGTCAGGTGATGGACAAGTTTAGTAATAGTCGAGTTATTTTAAGCTGTTTCTCATCGCAGGTGCATCGCTTGCAATTAATTTTAGAAGAGGCGCATAAGCACGGACGCAAGGTGGCATTTGCTGGATTCTCGATGATTCAAAACCTGGAAGTGGCGTTGCGTTCGGGGACGATTAAGATTCCTAAAGACACCATCATGAAGATGGAAGATATTGTTAAATTGCCAGATAATCAAATTGCCGTAGTTTGTACTGGATCGCAAGGTGAGTTTAATGCTGTCTTAAATCGCATGGCGACGGGTGCTCATAAATATATGAAGATTAAGGGCTCGGACGTTGTAGTGTTTAGCTCAAATCCAATTCCTGGCAATGAAAAAAGCGTGGTGCGAACGGTTGACGGTCTGATGCGTGAAGGTTCTGATGTTATTCAGAATGGTAAAACCCACTTAACAGGTGTCGGTCCGCTGCACTTGTCAGGTCACGGCTATTATGACGATCATGTCAAATTGATCAACGCGCTTAACCCAACTTACTATATGCCAATTCACGGTGAATTCCATATGTTGGTGCATAATGCCAGATTGGCGGAAAAGGAATGTGGAATTCCTCGCAAGAATATTTTTGTGTGCGATGCTGGAGATATTATTGAGATTGATATTGAAAGGCAAGCAAAGAAGGCTGGGCGAATTCATGTTGGCGGTGTGATGTATGATGATACTGGCGCGATTGTTTCTGAGGTTGTGCTGAAAGATCGCATTCACATGTCGCAAGAGGGAATGTTTGTTGTGGTGCTGACCGTACAGCGCGGCACAGGACGATTATTAACTAGCCCAGACATTATTTCTCGCGGATTTATTTACTTGCGCGACTCTGAAGAGTTGATGAATATGATTCGCCAATACTTGAAGCAAAAAGCGGCACGTAGTTTTTCTGGCAAATATGATTTGGATGTGATTAAAAAAGAGATTAAAGATGAGATTACGCATATATTGTACGATCAGACTCGCCGAACACCGATTGTTATTCCGGTGATTAACGAAGTTGGCGGATTGAAGTCTGTAAAGTCGGAAGCTGCGTCAGCTCATTCTGTTTCAAAATCGCCAGCGCGCGGTAAGAGACCCGCCTCGGGCGAGTCAAAAATGACCCTTCCGACTACGCCGCGTCGTCGTTTTCCGCAGCGCCAAGTACCAGATACGGAAGCCAATGACACAAAAGCCAGGGAGCGGCAGAATACTCGCCCGTACTAG